Within Frankiales bacterium, the genomic segment ATGAGAAAGCGGGTCTCCTTCGAAGAGCTGGTCGGTGGTCAGAGACCACCAGCCTCGAAGGAGACCCGCCCTCATCGGCGGAGCCACACAGGTGGGGAAATTCGATGAGCGTCAGTGGGGAGTTTCAACGAGCGCCGTCAGCGGGAGACAGCGTGAGCGCCACGGGAGTCCACGAGATGAGCCGGGCGCCGTTGCCGGTGTCGGCGGCGGAGCCGACAATCAACATAGAGGTCCACCGGTCGGCGCCGGTGCCGGTGCCGGTGGTTCGGGGTTCGAGGAGGGGTGTCGGATGAGTGGCGGGTTCACCTTCAAGCGCTGCCCCTGCCCGCCGGTGACGAACGAGGCCGGGAAGGTGTTGGCGTGCAAGCGCAAGCACGGCAGCTGGTACTTCGCGGCCGAGACGCGCAGCACCGACGGGCGACGCCGCCAGGTCAAACGGGGCGGGTTCGCGACGCAGGCCGACGCCCAGGCCGCGTTGACCGCGTTCGCGGAGGCGCAGAACACTGGGGCGTGGACCGATGACCGAAGCCTGACAGTGAGCGAGTTCCTCACCGACTGGCTGGCCAAGAAGGTCGCCAACGGCCTGCGCCCGACGACCGAGCGTTCCTACCGCTGGCACATCACCGGCTACATCACCCCCGTCATCGGCCCCCTGCGGCTCCGTGACGTCCGGCCTCCGCACGTCGAGGAAGTCCTGCGCCTCGCGGCCCTGCCGAAGGAGAGGGGGCGCACGCCGGGGCCGGCGACGGTGCGCCGCATCCACGCCACCATGCGCTCCGCGTTCGCCAGCGCCAAGCGCGCCCGCTACATCCCGTACAACCCCGCCGTCGACGTCGAACTACCGCGGGTCACCCGACCCCACGTGCAACCGTGGGAAGCCGACGAGCTCGGCGCGTTCCTCGACCACTGCGCCGTCGACCCCCTTGGCCCTCTCTACGAGGTCGCCGCGTTCACCGGCCTACGCCGTGGTGAGCTCCTCGGCCTGCGGTGGGACGACATCGACGTCGAACGGTCCCGGCTCACGGTACGCCGCCAGATCGTCCAGCTCGGTCACGCCACCCACCTCGGCCCGGTCAAGACCGCCAGCGGCCAGGACCGCGTCGTCGACCTCGACGAAGCCACCATCGGTGCACTGCTCAGCCACCAGCTTCGCCAGCAGCAGCAACGCGACGAGTGGGGAACCGCCTGGGTCGACAGTGGCCACGTCTTCACCAAGGAGGACGGCTCACCGCTGCACCCCGAGACCGTCACCAAAAGATTCCGCGAACTCTCCGACGCGGCCGGCCTGCGCCCCGTTCGACTCCACGACCTGCGCCATGGGCAGGCCAGCCTCATGCTCGCCGCCGGCGTCCCGATGGCCGTCGTCAGCAAGCGACTCGGTCACAGCTCGCTCGCGATCACCTCGGACACGTACTCGCACCTGCTGGAAGGCGTCGGCCAGCAGGCCGCCACCGCTGCAGCCGCACTCGTGCCCCGCACGGACCGCCGAACCCAGAATGAACCCAGGTCCGCCGAAATCGCCCCCGAAGCAGGGGCTCTGGAGGCTCTGTCTATGGGTTCAGAAGACGAGCCCGAATCGGGTATCCCCGCAGGTGAAACAGCAGAGGCCCGGTCCGAAGACCGAGCCTCTGCACACGTACGCCGCGTAGTGCGCCGCGTAGGACTTGAACCTACAACCCGCGGATTAAGAGTCCGCTGCTCTGCCAGTTGAGCTAGCGGCGCATGGTGCCCGACGAGGATACACCGGGTCGGTCGGGCCGGTGAAATCGCGCCGGGCCGTTCGGACGAGCCGGGCTCGGCGTCGTCGTCACGCGGGGTCGCGGGGGAGCGGGCAGGCGTCGACGGGGGTCGCCGGCGCCCTCAGGCGGCCGTGCCCTCCATCAGGTACAGCTCGTCGGAGTGGGGGCCGCGCGGGTCCGCCAGGTCCAGGAGCAGCGTCAGCGGCACTCCCTGCGCGAGCAGGTCCATCACGTCGACCTCACGGTCGGACAGGGTCTGCGTCGTCACGGTGGTCCACCTCCTCGCATGCACAGATCAGGTGTCGGATGTTGCGACGGGAACATGGTGCGCCGTACGGGTGGTCTGATCGGCGGATTGCGCCGCTCGTCGGCGTGTCGCTCTCCGTGGCCGCTCAGTTACTTCTCGTTGACCTCCGGGACCAGGATGCGCCCCCGGGCCGGGACGGAAACCCCAGGTCGCCCCATCAGCCCAACGGTGGGTGTCCATCCTCCGAAAGTAGGACCCCCACGCGGGACGCCGCGGACCCCTACGCCCGCTCTGCGGACGCCGGGACGAGCCCGTCGACCCAGTCCCGGGTGCTCGTCACGGTGGCGAAGCCGTCGCCGAGCACGCCGAGCTCGACCCGGTGCACGAGCGCCGACGGCAGGTCGTCGGCCAGGTCGATGGTGCCGGTGGCGTCGGCCAGCACGGTGACCTCGAGCCCCCGGTGCACGGCCTGGCGCGTGGTGGTGTCGATGCACATGTGCGTCATGTAGCCCACGACCACGAGGTGGTCGACGTCGTGCTCGGCGAGCCAGGCGCCGAGCTCCGTCCCGGTGAAGGCCCCCGGCAGCGTCTTGTCGACGACCAGGTCGTGCGGGCGCCCGGCCACGGTCGCGTGCAGCTCCCAGGCCGGCGTGCCGCGCACGAACAGCCCTCCGGCGGGGTCGGTCTCGGCGTGCCGGACCACCACGACCGGCAGCCCGGCGGACCGGGCGGCGTCCATCGCCTCGCCGACCCGGGCGAGGGACTCCTCCACGGGCGGGTGCACGATGGGCAGGCCGCCCGTGACGTACTCGTTCTGGACGTCGATCACGAGCAGCGCCTGGGTCACGGGCACAGCCTGCCAGCCCGGTCCCGGCGCGGCGAACGGACGGCGCCGGACCCTTGAGCGTGCGCCCCGACCGGTCGATGCCACCATCGGGCGAGGAGGTGTGGATGCTCGGCGACCGGTTCGACGACGTCCTGCGTCGTGCTGCCCTGGGGGAGGAGGTCGCCTTCGCGGACCTCTACCGCGACGTGCACCCCCCGCTGCTGCGCTACCTGCGCACCCTGGCCTGGGAGCACGCGGAGGACGCCGCGTCGGAGACCTGGCTGGAGCTCGCCCGCGGGCTGACGACCTTCTCCGGTTCCGAGGGGCAGTTCCGCTCCTTCGTGTTCACCGTGGCCCGCCGCAAGCTCATCGACCGTGTGCGCTGGGAGGCGCGCCGGCCGACCGCCGCCTGGGAGCCCGGCGTCGAGGACGGGCCGACCGAGCCCGACGTCGCGGACCGGGTGCTGGAGGACGACGCGACGTACCGCGCCCTCGCGCTCGTGCGCACCCTGCCGCCGGACCAGGCCGAGGCGGTGATCCTGCGCGTGGTCGCCGGGCTGGAGTACGCCGACGTCGCCGAGGTGATGGAGCGCTCGCCCGCGGCGGTCCGCGTGCTGGTGCACCGCGGCCTGCGGCGGCTGGAGACCCGGCTGAGCCAGCGGACGAGGGGAGTAACGCCGTGAGCGGTTCCGACGTTCCTCCCCCGGGACACGAGGACATCGGCATGTCCGCGTGGGAGGACCTGCTGCTGGGCCTGCGCGGCCCCCGGACGGAGGACGAGATGCGAGCGGCCGAGCTCGTCGCGGCGCTTCAGGCGCCCGGCACGGAGTCCGAGCTGCGCGGCGCCGACGAGGCGGTGGCCGCGCTGGCCGCGGCTGCCCGTACCCAGGCCGAGCCGGTCGCCGAGGTCGTCCCCCTCGCCCCACGCGCACGTCGACGCGCGGCGGTGGCCGCGGGCGCCACGGCCGCGATCGTGCTGTTCACCGGCGGGGTCGCCGCCGCGGCGACCGGATCGCTGCCCGACCCCGTGCAGGACTTCGTCCACCACGTGTTCCACGTGGTCCCGGGCTCTGCCGCGACCCAGGCGCAGGAGGCCGCCGAGGCACAGCGCAGCGCGGACGCCACGAGGGACTCCTCGTCCGGCGCGGCCGGTGACACCTCGAGCGCGGCGTCGGGCGGTTCAGGCCCGGCGTCGTCGACGCACCTTGCAGGTCCGCCGCTCTCGACCGCTGCGGCCGCCGCGCTGCCCGGCCTGTGCCAGGCGTTCGCCGCCCGCCCGAGCGACGTGCCGGCGACCGGCTCGAGCGCCTACGCGAGCCTGCAGGCCTACGCCGAGGGTCAGAACATGACGATCGCCGATCTGTGCGCGACGGTGTCGCACGGGCCGGCGTCCTCGCACGGCAACGCGCCGACGACGCCACCGGGGCAGACGAAGACGGCACCGCCGGGGCAGTCGCACCGCCCGGCCTCGCCCGGGTCGCAGGGCAACCGGCCTACCGCCCCGCCCGGCAAGCCGAGCACGCACGGCCAGCCGACGACGGCGCCGGGCAACGGCAACGCCACGCGCATCCCCGGGAAGCCGTCCACCACCCCGAGCCACCCCTGACCCCCGCGGCGACGGGCTGCGCTCCCTGACCAGCCCTCGCCCCCCGAGACCCACGGCGGCCGCCCTGCCCGAGGCGGCCGCCGTGTCTCGTCCCCGGCGGTCTGCGCATCCTGCGGTCGCTCGGCCGTTCCCCGAACGCACGAGGGCCCCGTCCGCGACTGCGGACGGGGCCCTCGACGCAGGCGTCAGCCCTGGGGCTGCGGCGTCCAGCGCAGGTAGGGCTTGATCTCCTCGACCTCGCCGAACCGGGCCTTGGCGTCCTCCGTGGACATCTGCGGCGAGACGATGACGCGTCCGCCCGGGGTCCAGTCCACCGGCGTCGACACGGGCGCCGAGTCGGTGAGCTGAAGGGCGTCGATGACGCGCAGGATCTCGTCGAAGTTGCGGCCCACGGACTTCGGGTAGGTGAGCGTGAGCCGCACCTTGTTCGCGGGGTCGATGATGAACACCGAGCGCACCGAGGACGTGTCGCCCTCGTTGGGGTGGATCATGTCGTAGAGCTCGGAGACCGTGCGGTCGGGGTCGGCGATGATCGGGAAGTTCAGCTCGGTGCCGCCCACCTCGCCGATGTCCGGCGCCCAGCCCTTGTGGTCCTCGATCGGGTCGACGGACACCGCGATCGGCTTCACGCCGCGGGCGGCGAACTGGTCCTTCAGCGCCGCGGTGCGGCCGAGCTCGGTGGTGCACACGGGGGTGTAGTCGGCGGGGTGGCTGAACAGCACCGCCCACGAGCCGGCCTTCCACTCGTGGAAACTGATCGTGCCCTCGGTGGTCTCGGCGGTGAAGTCGGGTGCGACGTCGCCCAGCCTGATGCTCATAGGTTCCGGTCTCCTCGTGTCGATCGTCGGTCTGCCCATTCTCGCGCCGACGCGGCCCCCACGCCCGCCCGGGGTGGGGACCGCGTCCGGTCGCGTCAGTCGGCGTAGGTCGCGCCGAGCCGGTGGCCGTGCTCCGGTGTCGTGATCGGCAGGCCCGCCTTGGCGGCGTTGGGGAAGTCGTCGTCCACGTGCACGAGGGCGACGCCGGCGGCCTCGAGGATCGAGCCGCCGATCGAGGCCCGGAACCCGCTGCCGCAGTAGACCCACACCGGTCCGTGCTCGGGCTCGGCCGCCTTCGCCCACGCCGCCACCTCGTCGAGCCGGCCGCGCAGCTCGTGCAGCGGCACGTGCTTGGCGCCGGAGACGTAGCCGTCGTCGAACTCGCTGTTGCGCCGCAGGTCGAGCATCGGCAGCTCGGGGTCGGCCGCGCGGGCCTCGGCCATCTCGGCGTGCGTGGCCACGCGGTACGACGACGTCGTCGCCGGGGGCGACCAGTCGGCGGGCGAGCCGACGGAGTACGCCGCGGGGCGGTCGATGCCGATGCGCACCATCTCGCGCTGCATCCGCGTCACCTCGTCCTCGCTGGCGCCGAGGAGCGTGATCGGCGTGCCCCAGTCGACCAGCCAGCCGAGGTAGGTGATGGCGTTGCCGTGCACGTCGAACGACAGGGACCCGGTGAGGTGCTCGGCGGCGAACACGCGCCGGTGGCGCAGGTCGACCACCCACTCGCCGGCGGCGATGCGCCGGGCGATGTCCTCGGCGCTCGCGCGCTGGGGCAGGGAGAGGTCGACGGGGCCGGCGCCGGCCTGGTTGGCCGGCCCCATGTGGGCGTAGTACGCCGGGAACGCGTCGAGGCCGGCGATCAGCTCGGACACGAACGTGTCCTGGTCGACCGTGAAGGCCGGGTTGGTGCGGATCTGGTCGGCGACCGTGGACGCCGTGCCGACGGTGGCGGTGGCGCTGCAGAACGACCCGAACCCGTGGGTGGGGTACACGGCGGCGCTGCTGCTGACGTCGCTGGCGATGCGGCGCATCGACTCCCACTGCGAGCGGGCGAGCGGCTCGGTCAGCTCCGGCCCGAGCAGGTCGGGGCGGCCGACGCTGCCGAAGAGCAGCGACCCGCCGGTGAACAGCGCGACGTCCTGCCCGTCGAGGTTGAGCGCGAAGGAGATGTGGTTCGGCGTGTGGCCCGGGGTGTGGATCACCCGCACGAGCCCGGCCCCGGACTCCAGCTCGGTCTTGTCGCCCACGCGGTTAGCCGGGAACGAGATGTCCATGCCGGAGGGCACGACGTACTCGGCCCCCAGGACGCGGGAGAGCTCGAGGCCGCCGCTGACGTAGTCGTTGTGGAAGTGCGTCTCGAGGACGTGCGAGACGCTCCAGCCGCGCACGTCGAGCACCTGCTGCACCCGGTCGATGTCGCGCTGGGGGTCGATGACGATCGCGCCGCCGGCGCGGCCGACGACGTAGCTGCGGTCGCCGAGGTTGGGCGTCTCGATCGAGACGACGTCGAGCTCGCTCATGAGGTCACCACCGTTGCGCCGGCCGACACGAGGTCGGGGAAGCCGCCGGAGAGGTTGTAGACGTGGGCGAACCCGGCCTTCGCCATCGCGTCGGTCGCGACGGAGGAACGTCGCCCACTGTGACAGTAGACGGCGTACGTCGCGTTCTTGTCGAGCGTCGCGATCGTGGAGTCGAAGGTGGGGGCCTCGACGTCGATGTTCACGGCTCCCGCCACGTGCCCGGCGGCGAACTCCGCCGGCGTCCGCACGTCGACGACCACGACGCCGTTCTGCGACGCGGTGCTCAGGAACGCCTGGGGGTCGACGGTCTGCACGCTGCTCGAGCTGCACCCCGTGAGGACCGTGAGGCCCAGGAGCACGGCCACCAGGGCCAGGATCTTCTTCACGTCTCTCCTAGATGATCGCCGGCGGACGGCCGGTGTCGGTGGTCAGGGGCGCGCCCGCGTCGCGCCAGGCGGGCATCCCGCCGGCGAGGTTGTGGGCGTCGACGCCGTGCTCCCGCAGCGCCGCCGTGGCGGCGGCCGACCGTCGTCCCGAGCGGCACACGACCACCACCTGCTCGGCGCCGTCGACGTGGTCGAGGCTCAGGGTGCGCAGCGGCGCGTGCACCGCCTGCGGTGCGTGGCCGGCGTCCCACTCGTCGTGCTCGCGGACGTCGAGCAGGAGCGCGCCCTGCTCGACCATCGCGCGGGCGCGCGCGGCGTCGACCTCGGGGATCCCGGCGTCGTCGGGGCTCACCACGGGGCCACCTGCTCGCGACCCGTGCTGACGGGCTGACCGGCGGCGCGCCACGAGGACATGCCGCCCTCGACGCTGCGCACGTCGTAGCCCTGCTGCGCCAGGTAGGAGCACGCCTGGGCCGAGCGGGCGCCGGACTCGCAGACCACGTAGTAGGTCTCCCGGCGGTCGAGCTCGGAGGCGCGCAGCGGCACGAGGTGCAGCGGCATGAGCACCGCGCCGTCGATGTGGCCGCGGTGGAACTCGTCGGGGTTGCGGACGTCGAGCAGGGTGCCCCGGCGCAGCGCGCGGGCCTGGTCGGTCTCGTCGAGGGAGGCGAGGCGGACGATCATGCGTTGGCCACCTTCGCGCGGACGTCGTCCATGTCCAGGGCGCGGACCGCGGTGATGAGCTCCTCCAGCGCGGACGCCGGCAGCGCGCCGGCCTCGCGGTAGACCAGGATGCCGTCGCGGAACGCCATCAGCGTGGGGATCGCGGTGATCTGCGCCGATGCCGCCAGCATCTGCTCGGCCTCGGTGTCCACCTTGCCGAAGGTGATGTCGGGGTGCTTCTCGGACGCCTTCTCGAACACGGGCGCGAAGGAGCGGCAGGGGCCGCACCAGGAGGCCCAGAAGTCGACGAGAGTGATGCCGTCGCCGATCGCCTTCTCCTCGAAGTTCTGACCGGTCAGCTGCACGGTGGCCATGCTGCGGATTCCTCCTCGGGGGTAGTGGTACGACAGTAACACATACCCCCAGGGGTATATTTCCCGCCTTCTCGAGCGGCGACGTCACGGGTGGAACGGTCGCTTCCGGGGGCGGGGAGCAACCGTTCCACCAGCGGCATCGGACGGGGCCGGGGTGGTCAGCCGCCGAACGCGGCGAGGTGGTGCTGCGAGCCGGCGAGGAGGGCGGCGTACACCTGGAGGACGTCCGGGGCGGTGAGGCCCGCAGTGGCGGACTGCAGGTCGCCGATGTCGGCCTTCTCGACCGTGACGCCGGCGGCCAGGGCGGCGTCGGCGGTCGTCGCGCCCGCCAGGAGCCGGTCGTAGGTGGACTGGAACCCGGCGGAGGCGAAGGCGCCCTCGGCCAGCCCCGAGGTCGGGTCGTCGATCCCGTAGCGCTCCAGGACGGTGCGCACGAGCTCGAGGTGGCGAGTCTCGGCGACCGCGATCATCGGGAACTGCCGCAGCTCGGGGTAGCGCGCGGCGAGCGCGACGTAGAGGTCGTGCGCGAGCTTCTCCTCCTCGGCCATCGAGGCCAGCGTGGTGCGCTGCTCGGCGGTGAGCTCGCCCGACGGCGCTGTCACACCGCTGGCGGCCACCCCCATGCCCCCGCCCATCCCGTAGCCGTAGCCGTTCCCGTTGCCGCCCCGCATGCCGTAGGCGCCCCCGGACGCCGTCCCCGCGGCACCCGGGCCGCGCATCCCGCCCATGCCGTAGCCGGGCCCGGCGCCGTAGCCCCGGCCGGCACCGGTCGCGTCGTCGGCCATCGGGCAGGTGGTGTCGCCCGCCGCCGAGGCGTCGGGGTCGGGGGTGCTGCTCGCCGCGGCTGGGGCGGTCCCGGTCCAGGGCGCGCCCCCCTGCGCGATGGCGGGGACCGCCACCAGGGACAGGGCGGCGGCAGCGGCAACGCCGCTCGTGACGAGGGTGGTGCGACGCATCGGAGTCTCCTTCGACCGGTGGACCTCGTCGGTCCGTGACGCGACCAGGCTCGGCGGCGGAGGTGCAGGCCTGGTGCGTTCGGTGTGGAGACGGCGTGGAGATCGGCGCGCAGGAGGGTGAGCGCGCGACTGCGACGCCGCCGATCGAGCACCATGGTCGGGTGAGCACGGTGCTGGTCGTGGAGGACGAGCGCGACATCCGCGACCTGCTGCGGCGCTACCTCGAGCGGGCGGGCCACGTCGTGATCACGTCGGGCACCGGGTCGGAGGCGATGACGCACCTGGAGTCCGGTGCGGCCGACCTCGTCCTGCTCGACCTCGGGCTGCCCGACATCGACGGCCTCGACGTGCTGCGCCTCGCCACCACCGTGCGCGTCCCGGTCATCGCGCTCACCGCGCGCAGCTCGGTCGAGGACCGCATCGCCGGGCTCGAGCGCGGTGCGGACGACTACGTCACCAAGCCCTTCAGCCCGCGCGAGGTCGTCCTGCGCGTGTCGGCCGTGCTCGGCCGCCACGACCTCGACGACCGGGAGCGGTCCACCTCCTTCGGCGGCGGACGGCTGGCCATCGACCGGGCCCGCCACGTCGCCACCCTCGACGGCGCGGAGCTCGAGCTGACGCCGACGGAGTGGGGCGTGCTGCTCGCGCTCACCGACGCCCCGGGGCGCGTCTACTCCCGCGCCGAGCTGGTCAACCGCGTGCGCGGCTACGAGTACGCCGGCTACGAGCGCACGGTGGACTCGCACGTGAAGAACCTGCGCCGCAAGCTCGGTCCGGACGGGGCGAGCATCCTCGAGACGGTGCTGGGTGCGGGCTACCGGCTGGGGCTGCGCCGTGACGCCTGAGCCCCGCGCCGCCGGCAGCGGCAGCCCGCTCGGGCGCCGACTGCTGCTGGCGTTCCTCGTCGTCGCCCTGTCGTCGGTCGGCGTGCTCACGCTGGCGGCGCTGCTGGGCACCGCGCGCGGCCTGGCCACGAGCGAGCAGTCCTCGCGCAGCACCGCCGCGACGTCCGCCGCGGCCGCCGCGGGCAGCGCCTACCGCGCCGCCGGCGGCTGGACGGACGCCGACCTCACCGCAGCCGACACCATCGCCGCGGACGCGGGCGCCCGTCTCGTGGTGCGTCCCAGCGACGGGTCCGGTGCGGTCGGGATGGGCAACGGCATGGGCAACGGGGGCACGAACGGGAACGGCAGCGCGAACGGCAACGGAAGCGCCAACGGGAACGGCAGCGCGAACGGCATGGGCATGGCGGGCATGGGCATCGCCGGCACCGACGTCGTGACCGCGCCGGTGGTGGTCGACGGCACCACCGTCGGCACGGCCGTGCTGGCGTTCGGCTCCTCCACCACGAGCAGCGCCCAGCAGGTCGCCTGGACCTGGATCCTGCTCGCCGCGGCGGCCGCCGTGATCACCGCCGTCGTGGTCGCGTGGTTCGTCAGCGGCCGGATCACACGGCCGCTGGTGCGGCTCACCGCCACGGCCCGCCGCTTCGCCGCGGGCGACCGCGAGGCCCGGTCCGCGCCCGAGGACGCCGACGCGCCGGGGGAGATCGGCGAGCTGGTGCGGGCCTTCGACGCGACCGCCGACGAGGTGGCCGGCTCGGAGGCCTCGCGTCGCCGCATGGCCTCGGACCTCGCGCACGAGCTGCGGACGCCGCTGGCCGCGCTGCAGGCCGGGCTCGAGGAGCTGCGCGACGGCTACGTGGAGCCCGACGCGGCGCGCCTGGCCGCCCTGCACGAGCAGTCGCGGCGTCTCGGGCGCGTCGTCGAGGACCTCGCGTCGCTGTCCGCGGCCGAGTCCGCGCGCCTCGAGCTGCGCCGCGCGCCGCTGGACCTCGGCGCCCTCGTGGCCGAGGCGGTCGAGGCGGCGCGCCCGGCGATGACGGGTGCCGGGCTCACGGTGCGGACCGCGATCGCGCCCGGCGTCGTCGTCGACGGGGACGCGGACCGGCTGCACCAGGTGGTGTCCAACCTCGCCCTCAACACGGCGCGGCACTGCCGGTCGGGCGACGACGTGCTCGTGAGCGTCGGGCGCGACTCCGAGGGCGCCGTGCTCGAGGTGGCCGACACCGGTCCGGGCATCGATCCGGCCGACCTGCCCTCGGTGTTCGAGCGCCTCTGGCGCGGCCGGGCCGACTCCGACGTCGCGGGCTCGGGGATCGGGCTCGCCGTGGTGCGCGAGCTGGTCGTGGCCCACGGCGGCACGGTCGCCGCGGCCTCCGACGGGCACAGCGGCACCCGCATGACCGTGCGCCTGCCGCTGTCGTCGCAGCCCGGCCCCGCCGGCACCCGCGCGTGACCCGCGCCGACTTCTCAGCGGATGTCACTGGTGAAACGGTCGTGTCCGACGGCGGGAAGCAGCCGTTCCACCAGTGACGTCGCGCAAGGGCGGCTCAGGCGGTGGCGGCGTGGAACACGGTGTAGACGGCGACGAGCACCATGAGGCCGCCGAACGCCGTCGAGAGGGCGTAGCCGGGCACCCGGCGCGAGAGCAGCGCCCCCACCACGGCCGCCGCGGCGCTGGCGGCAGCCAGCGCGACGGTGACGCCGAGGCTGCCCTGCGAGTCGTGGCGCACGGCGGCGGCCACCACGCTGTTGACGACGATGACGACGAGCGCGGTCGCGGTCGCCTTCTTGATGGGCAGACGCATGGCGCTCACGAGCGCCGGCACGACGACGAAGCCTGCGCCGACGCCGAGCAGGCCGGTCACCAGGCCGACCGACGACGCGAGCGCGACGAGCCGCACGCGCCCGGCCAGGCCGCCCTGCCCGACCGGGGCGGTCCCGTCGAGGTGCGGGATCGCGGGGACGCTGGCCCCGCCGGCCATCTCCAGGTGGTCGGCGCCCACAGCGGCGTGCGCGAGCACGCGGCTGCGCTCGCGCGCGGCACCGCGCAGCATCATCACGGCGCCGACGACCAGCAGCAGCACCAGGCCGGCGAGCAGGAAGGTGGGGTCGACGTACTGCGCCAGCCGCGCGCCCACGACGGCGCCGATCGAGCCCAGCGCACCGAAGACGAGACCGACCCGCCAGTCGACCCGGCGGGCGCGGTGGTGGGGGACGAGGGCGGCGGTCGCCGCGGCCGCGACGATGACCAGCGACTGCGAGGACGCGACCAGGAACGGCTGCCCCACCGCCACGAGCAGCGGCACG encodes:
- a CDS encoding isochorismatase family protein; protein product: MTQALLVIDVQNEYVTGGLPIVHPPVEESLARVGEAMDAARSAGLPVVVVRHAETDPAGGLFVRGTPAWELHATVAGRPHDLVVDKTLPGAFTGTELGAWLAEHDVDHLVVVGYMTHMCIDTTTRQAVHRGLEVTVLADATGTIDLADDLPSALVHRVELGVLGDGFATVTSTRDWVDGLVPASAERA
- a CDS encoding sigma-70 family RNA polymerase sigma factor, whose amino-acid sequence is MPPSGEEVWMLGDRFDDVLRRAALGEEVAFADLYRDVHPPLLRYLRTLAWEHAEDAASETWLELARGLTTFSGSEGQFRSFVFTVARRKLIDRVRWEARRPTAAWEPGVEDGPTEPDVADRVLEDDATYRALALVRTLPPDQAEAVILRVVAGLEYADVAEVMERSPAAVRVLVHRGLRRLETRLSQRTRGVTP
- a CDS encoding redoxin domain-containing protein; amino-acid sequence: MSIRLGDVAPDFTAETTEGTISFHEWKAGSWAVLFSHPADYTPVCTTELGRTAALKDQFAARGVKPIAVSVDPIEDHKGWAPDIGEVGGTELNFPIIADPDRTVSELYDMIHPNEGDTSSVRSVFIIDPANKVRLTLTYPKSVGRNFDEILRVIDALQLTDSAPVSTPVDWTPGGRVIVSPQMSTEDAKARFGEVEEIKPYLRWTPQPQG
- a CDS encoding MBL fold metallo-hydrolase, translated to MSELDVVSIETPNLGDRSYVVGRAGGAIVIDPQRDIDRVQQVLDVRGWSVSHVLETHFHNDYVSGGLELSRVLGAEYVVPSGMDISFPANRVGDKTELESGAGLVRVIHTPGHTPNHISFALNLDGQDVALFTGGSLLFGSVGRPDLLGPELTEPLARSQWESMRRIASDVSSSAAVYPTHGFGSFCSATATVGTASTVADQIRTNPAFTVDQDTFVSELIAGLDAFPAYYAHMGPANQAGAGPVDLSLPQRASAEDIARRIAAGEWVVDLRHRRVFAAEHLTGSLSFDVHGNAITYLGWLVDWGTPITLLGASEDEVTRMQREMVRIGIDRPAAYSVGSPADWSPPATTSSYRVATHAEMAEARAADPELPMLDLRRNSEFDDGYVSGAKHVPLHELRGRLDEVAAWAKAAEPEHGPVWVYCGSGFRASIGGSILEAAGVALVHVDDDFPNAAKAGLPITTPEHGHRLGATYAD
- a CDS encoding rhodanese-like domain-containing protein; this translates as MKKILALVAVLLGLTVLTGCSSSSVQTVDPQAFLSTASQNGVVVVDVRTPAEFAAGHVAGAVNIDVEAPTFDSTIATLDKNATYAVYCHSGRRSSVATDAMAKAGFAHVYNLSGGFPDLVSAGATVVTS
- a CDS encoding rhodanese-like domain-containing protein; amino-acid sequence: MVEQGALLLDVREHDEWDAGHAPQAVHAPLRTLSLDHVDGAEQVVVVCRSGRRSAAATAALREHGVDAHNLAGGMPAWRDAGAPLTTDTGRPPAII
- a CDS encoding rhodanese-like domain-containing protein; protein product: MIVRLASLDETDQARALRRGTLLDVRNPDEFHRGHIDGAVLMPLHLVPLRASELDRRETYYVVCESGARSAQACSYLAQQGYDVRSVEGGMSSWRAAGQPVSTGREQVAPW
- the trxA gene encoding thioredoxin, translated to MATVQLTGQNFEEKAIGDGITLVDFWASWCGPCRSFAPVFEKASEKHPDITFGKVDTEAEQMLAASAQITAIPTLMAFRDGILVYREAGALPASALEELITAVRALDMDDVRAKVANA
- a CDS encoding DUF2202 domain-containing protein, which codes for MADDATGAGRGYGAGPGYGMGGMRGPGAAGTASGGAYGMRGGNGNGYGYGMGGGMGVAASGVTAPSGELTAEQRTTLASMAEEEKLAHDLYVALAARYPELRQFPMIAVAETRHLELVRTVLERYGIDDPTSGLAEGAFASAGFQSTYDRLLAGATTADAALAAGVTVEKADIGDLQSATAGLTAPDVLQVYAALLAGSQHHLAAFGG
- a CDS encoding response regulator; this translates as MLVVEDERDIRDLLRRYLERAGHVVITSGTGSEAMTHLESGAADLVLLDLGLPDIDGLDVLRLATTVRVPVIALTARSSVEDRIAGLERGADDYVTKPFSPREVVLRVSAVLGRHDLDDRERSTSFGGGRLAIDRARHVATLDGAELELTPTEWGVLLALTDAPGRVYSRAELVNRVRGYEYAGYERTVDSHVKNLRRKLGPDGASILETVLGAGYRLGLRRDA
- a CDS encoding HAMP domain-containing protein — translated: MTPEPRAAGSGSPLGRRLLLAFLVVALSSVGVLTLAALLGTARGLATSEQSSRSTAATSAAAAAGSAYRAAGGWTDADLTAADTIAADAGARLVVRPSDGSGAVGMGNGMGNGGTNGNGSANGNGSANGNGSANGMGMAGMGIAGTDVVTAPVVVDGTTVGTAVLAFGSSTTSSAQQVAWTWILLAAAAAVITAVVVAWFVSGRITRPLVRLTATARRFAAGDREARSAPEDADAPGEIGELVRAFDATADEVAGSEASRRRMASDLAHELRTPLAALQAGLEELRDGYVEPDAARLAALHEQSRRLGRVVEDLASLSAAESARLELRRAPLDLGALVAEAVEAARPAMTGAGLTVRTAIAPGVVVDGDADRLHQVVSNLALNTARHCRSGDDVLVSVGRDSEGAVLEVADTGPGIDPADLPSVFERLWRGRADSDVAGSGIGLAVVRELVVAHGGTVAAASDGHSGTRMTVRLPLSSQPGPAGTRA
- a CDS encoding TSUP family transporter translates to MDQTLTLVVIAAVLGLVVGLLGGGGGILAVPLLVAVGQPFLVASSQSLVIVAAAATAALVPHHRARRVDWRVGLVFGALGSIGAVVGARLAQYVDPTFLLAGLVLLLVVGAVMMLRGAARERSRVLAHAAVGADHLEMAGGASVPAIPHLDGTAPVGQGGLAGRVRLVALASSVGLVTGLLGVGAGFVVVPALVSAMRLPIKKATATALVVIVVNSVVAAAVRHDSQGSLGVTVALAAASAAAAVVGALLSRRVPGYALSTAFGGLMVLVAVYTVFHAATA